One genomic region from Blastococcus sp. Marseille-P5729 encodes:
- the ald gene encoding alanine dehydrogenase, translated as MRIGIPRETKNHEYRVALTPAGVRELHLRGHEVLVETNAGAGSSFTDDEYVTGGARIVPDAAEVWGEAELMLKVKEPTSEEYQHLHSDLTLFTYLHLAASRETTTALTDAGVNAVAYEMVQSADGRLPLLAPMSEVAGALAPQIASHTLIKSHGGRGILFGGVTGVHGAEVVIIGAGVSGMRAAQIAAGMQARVVLLDNSIDALHAADRFFRGAVQTVYSTTDAVERAVATADVVIGAVLVPGAKAPRVVTNEMVAAMKPGSVLIDIAVDQGGCFEDTRPTSHDEPTYVVHDSVFYAVSNIPGAVPVTSTAALTNATLPYAVLLAERGFDAAVSTSSALAGAVNIAHGQLVAQAVAEAHDLEWRPLAD; from the coding sequence ATGCGAATCGGGATCCCGCGCGAGACCAAGAACCACGAGTACCGGGTGGCGCTGACGCCGGCCGGCGTGCGTGAGTTGCACCTGCGTGGGCACGAGGTGCTGGTCGAGACCAACGCGGGCGCCGGCTCGTCGTTCACTGACGATGAGTACGTGACCGGCGGCGCCCGGATCGTTCCCGACGCGGCTGAGGTGTGGGGCGAGGCCGAGCTGATGCTGAAGGTGAAAGAGCCTACCTCCGAGGAGTATCAGCACCTGCATTCCGACCTCACGCTGTTCACCTACCTGCACTTGGCAGCCTCGCGCGAGACCACGACGGCACTCACCGACGCGGGCGTCAACGCCGTCGCCTACGAGATGGTCCAGTCAGCCGACGGCCGGTTGCCGCTGCTCGCACCGATGAGCGAGGTCGCCGGCGCCCTCGCGCCGCAGATCGCCTCGCACACCCTCATCAAGTCCCACGGTGGGCGCGGGATCCTCTTCGGCGGCGTCACCGGTGTGCACGGCGCCGAGGTGGTCATCATCGGCGCCGGCGTGAGCGGCATGCGCGCTGCGCAGATCGCGGCCGGCATGCAGGCGCGCGTCGTCCTGCTCGACAACAGCATCGATGCATTGCACGCCGCTGACCGGTTCTTCCGCGGTGCTGTGCAGACCGTCTACTCCACCACGGACGCCGTCGAGCGGGCGGTGGCTACCGCTGACGTCGTCATTGGGGCGGTGCTCGTTCCCGGTGCCAAGGCGCCACGGGTCGTGACCAACGAGATGGTGGCGGCCATGAAGCCGGGATCGGTGCTGATCGACATCGCCGTCGATCAGGGCGGCTGCTTCGAGGACACCCGTCCGACCAGTCACGACGAGCCCACCTACGTCGTCCACGACTCGGTGTTCTACGCGGTCTCGAACATCCCGGGCGCCGTCCCCGTCACCTCGACCGCCGCGCTGACCAACGCCACCCTCCCGTACGCCGTACTGCTGGCCGAGCGCGGATTCGACGCGGCAGTCAGCACGAGCAGCGCGCTGGCGGGTGCGGTGAACATCGCTCACGGGCAGCTCGTCGCGCAGGCGGTGGCCGAGGCCCACGATCTGGAGTGGCGCCCGCTTGCCGACTGA
- the xerD gene encoding site-specific tyrosine recombinase XerD: MPTDQNSLQQVVRTYLDHLAVERGLASNTLAAYRRDLERYTAWLAGRGRSRLTDVLSGDVADFAAHIREGDSDHPPLSTTSAARVVVAVRGMHKFAAREGLVPTDVAHDVRPPAPGKRLPKALDIADVEKLLDAAARDDSPLALRDRALLEFLYGTGARISEALGLDVDDIDAQARAVRIRGKGGKERIVPVGSFALAAVDAYRVRARPGLAAAGRSTPRLFLNSRGGPLSRQSAWAILRTCAERAKIQADVSPHSLRHSFATHLLDGGADVRVVQELLGHASVTTTQVYTLVTVDKLREVYATSHPRAR, from the coding sequence TTGCCGACTGACCAGAACTCCCTCCAGCAGGTCGTCCGCACCTATCTGGACCACCTCGCCGTCGAGCGTGGCCTGGCCAGCAACACCCTGGCCGCCTACCGGCGCGACCTCGAGCGATACACCGCGTGGCTGGCCGGGCGCGGGCGTTCCCGCCTGACGGATGTGCTCTCCGGCGACGTTGCGGACTTCGCCGCACACATCCGCGAAGGGGACAGCGACCACCCGCCGCTGTCGACCACGTCGGCCGCGCGGGTCGTCGTCGCGGTGCGGGGCATGCACAAGTTCGCCGCCCGCGAGGGTCTGGTGCCCACCGACGTGGCCCACGACGTCCGCCCGCCGGCCCCGGGCAAGCGGCTGCCCAAGGCGCTGGACATCGCGGACGTCGAGAAGCTCCTCGACGCGGCCGCCCGGGACGACTCGCCGCTCGCGCTACGCGACCGGGCGCTGCTGGAGTTCCTCTACGGGACGGGCGCGCGCATCTCGGAGGCACTCGGCCTGGACGTCGACGACATCGACGCTCAGGCTCGGGCGGTGCGAATCCGGGGCAAGGGCGGCAAGGAACGCATCGTCCCGGTCGGCTCGTTCGCCCTCGCTGCGGTAGACGCCTACCGGGTCAGGGCACGTCCCGGGCTGGCCGCCGCCGGCCGCTCGACTCCCCGGTTGTTCCTCAACTCCCGGGGTGGTCCGCTGTCGAGGCAGAGCGCGTGGGCGATCCTGCGCACCTGCGCCGAGCGGGCGAAGATCCAGGCCGATGTCTCACCGCACAGCCTGCGGCACTCGTTCGCCACCCACCTGCTGGACGGTGGCGCCGACGTCCGCGTGGTGCAGGAGCTGCTGGGGCACGCGTCGGTGACGACCACGCAGGTCTACACGCTGGTCACCGTCGACAAGCTGCGCGAGGTCTACGCGACCAGCCACCCGCGGGCCCGCTGA